Within the Spirosoma agri genome, the region ACGGAGGTCCGCTGACCGGTCGTCAGGCCGATGAATTGACGCTAACGGATGGCATGTTGTCGGTCGAAAAAGAGCCGGGTAAAAAGGTGTCCGTGAGCGAGTTGATGAAGGCCAATAACCTGACCGTGATCGATAAAACGAAAGAGTCGAAGGGCGGACCGGAACTGGGCAAGTATTCGATGTATTCGTTCTCGGTGCATTTCGTGCAGGTGCGGGTCAATCCGCTGACGGGTGTCGTGCGCGTTTCGAAAGCTGTCAGCGTAGCGGATTCGGGACGTATCGTGAGCCCCAAAACGGCTGCCAGTCAGATGATCGGTGGCGTAGCGGGTGGCATTGGCATGGCCCTGACCGAAGAGGCTACCATCGACCACCGGTTTGGCCGGTTTGTGAATAACAACCTGGCCGACTACCACGTAGCAGTCCACGCCGACGTGCCCGCTATCGAAACGATCATGATCGACAAGCCCGACCCAATCATCAACCCGATGGGTGCCAAAGGTATGGGCGAAATTGCCCTGGTCGGTTTTGCGGGAGCCGTGGCCAACGCAGTGTTCAATGCTACCGGCCAGCGCGTCCGTGATCTGCCCATCACACCGGATAAATTGCTGCGAAAAGCGTAACGGTGCTGCGGTCGGAAACCAGCGAGTATGGCGGGTTCCCGACCGCAGTATACTAACTCAATGAATAACGATATTTTTCAGCGGATGCGGGCTAGTCAACCGCTTCGGAAAGAGGATGCTGAGTATGCCCGGTTTGCCGAAGTCGTTTCGCGCACTATCAGCTTGTGCGCAGCGATGAACGCGACCGCAACCGAGCTTGATCAGGTACGCGAAAAGCTAAGTGAGATCATCGGTACAAGGATCGACGAGTCAACCACGATTTTTCCGCCCTTTTACACCAACTTCGGCCTGTTCATTAAGCTGGGCAAAAACGTGTTTATCAATCACGCCTGTTCTTTCCTGGACATTGGTGGCATCACGATTGAGGACGATGTTCAGATTGGGCCGCGAGTCAATCTGACGTCCGAAAATCATCCGTTAGACCCCGCCGATCGTAAAACAGTCCTTCTTCAACCGATTCTGATCAAACGAAATGCCTGGATCGGGGCGGGAGCAACCATTTTGCCGGGCGTTACGGTTGGCGAAAACTCAATTGTAGCAGCGGGGGCGGTAGTAAGTCGGGACGTACCGCCCAATACAGTCGTTGCTGGAATTCCGGCGAAGGTGGTGAAGACAATCTGACACCAAACCATCGTACAACGTTGATCATCATGAAACCATCGTTTGCATTCATCGCTGCCCTGCTGCTGACCGGGACGGTCGTATCAATGACGGCTTGCGTTGGCACCAAACAACCTAAAACTATGACCGCTGATCCGAACACGTCTCTTTTTCCGAAAGGGGAAAAACTAACGAATGACTATTTTACGGGCAACGCCTATCTGACTCCCCTTGTAGCGAGGGACAAGAATAACGAGTATGCGATGGGTAACGTGACATTTGAACCCGGTGCCCGAACAAACCGCTCGGCGGTCCGATGGCACACCCATCCCAAGGGACAGGTGTTGATCGTTACGGAAGGATCAGGGTTTTACCAGGAAAAGGGCAAACCCGCCCGGCGGATCAACAAAGGTGATGTGGTCAATATCCCGGAAGCGGTAGAACATTGGCACGGCGCATCGGCCACGAACAAACTGGTTCATATTGCCATCACGAATTACCAGGGCGACGACAATGTGGTTTGGCTTACCCCGGTTTCGGATGACGACTATACTAAGGTCAACTCCCATTAATTGACGGCGATGATGCGCAAAACCAGACGGTATTTAGGCATACTGCCTTTTGTTCTTTTA harbors:
- a CDS encoding sugar O-acetyltransferase, with the translated sequence MNNDIFQRMRASQPLRKEDAEYARFAEVVSRTISLCAAMNATATELDQVREKLSEIIGTRIDESTTIFPPFYTNFGLFIKLGKNVFINHACSFLDIGGITIEDDVQIGPRVNLTSENHPLDPADRKTVLLQPILIKRNAWIGAGATILPGVTVGENSIVAAGAVVSRDVPPNTVVAGIPAKVVKTI
- a CDS encoding (R)-mandelonitrile lyase — encoded protein: MKPSFAFIAALLLTGTVVSMTACVGTKQPKTMTADPNTSLFPKGEKLTNDYFTGNAYLTPLVARDKNNEYAMGNVTFEPGARTNRSAVRWHTHPKGQVLIVTEGSGFYQEKGKPARRINKGDVVNIPEAVEHWHGASATNKLVHIAITNYQGDDNVVWLTPVSDDDYTKVNSH